A region from the Cryptosporangium arvum DSM 44712 genome encodes:
- a CDS encoding type I polyketide synthase, with protein sequence MPLDEVLAGFSGAVREVMWGDDSGALARTGFAQPALFAVEVALWRLIESFGVRASVVAGHSIGEIAAAHVAGVLSLADACVLVSARASLMEALPEGGVMVSVRASASAVTPLLTEGVSIAAVNTPGSVVLSGEEPAVAAVVEALGAKSTRLPVSHAFHSALMDPMLQPLTEVAAGLAMTPPVVRLLSGVTGAAVDRLEPSYWAAQAREPVRFADVVAGMDDVGVILEVGPDGVLTALIADDPDDRAVATLRKDRPEVAALLTGLAGLFVRGMPVNWAPAFAGLRPRVTEVPTYPFERERYWPTAAIRPGDAAGLGLAAAGHPLLAAAVDLPGDEGAVLTGVLSVATHPWLADHRIGGVVMVPGTALLELAVRAGDQIGRPRVDELTLVAPLVLDESRATVVRVRASATAVDVSARPADAPGAPWTRHATGTLSPPPGTTPPSAAETAPSANADGAAPPRPADAAPPRPADAVPARPADAVEIGLDGLYDRLAGDGLAYGPVFQALRAAWRDGDTVHAEVELPADEAGSATAFGIHPALLDAVLHAGALLADETGDGPRGLPFVFSGATLHAAGASAVRATLRATPTGLRVVVADVLGAPVLTIDNLVLRIPEAAPPPAPASDPIHGVDWEPVAAVPADGAPAWVVLGPDDLRLGGREITSPADLGDARLAVLAIQPAESAALPEAAHTTTVNVLAALQNWIEQTQVPLLVVTRHAVGVDAGDPVDLAVAPVWGLVRAAQAEHPGRFLAVDLDRPEDFTTLLPAIAGVLATGEPQLAVRKNVIRAARLAALPAPPADKPADAATGAHAWDPDKTVLITGGTGGLGAILAEHVVTSWGMRRLVLASRSGPDAPGAAELLERLKGAGADVRIVSCDVTDRASVERLVADARPLTAVVHTAGVLDDAMLTSLTPDRVTAVLRPKIDAAWWLHEATKDDDLAAFLLYSSVSGVVGAQGQANYAAANSFLDALATTRPSTMALAWGPWAADAGMTSALSDAAIARLGRSTMPPLTPEQGLALLDTAVRSDRPLAVLTRINPTAPTAVPPILRRLVTPPRRTAATAVTTDLRAELAGQDPIDQRQRVLDLVRAGAAVVLGHTTADRVRADLEFRQLGFDSLTAVELRNQLGTATGLRLPSTMVFDYPTPDKLAGFLLDELLDDLGPAVAPLTAELDRLEAALAAAGPDEADRAGVPARLRQLLNRLTAAPAGAGAGAGVTEQIHAASTAEVLAFIDNELGRATNR encoded by the coding sequence ATGCCCCTGGACGAGGTGCTGGCGGGGTTCTCGGGTGCGGTGCGGGAGGTGATGTGGGGCGATGACTCGGGCGCGCTGGCGCGGACGGGGTTCGCGCAGCCGGCGTTGTTCGCGGTTGAGGTGGCGCTGTGGCGGCTGATCGAGTCGTTCGGGGTGCGGGCGTCGGTGGTGGCCGGGCATTCGATCGGTGAGATCGCGGCGGCGCATGTGGCCGGGGTGTTGTCGCTGGCGGATGCGTGTGTGCTGGTGTCGGCGCGGGCTTCGTTGATGGAGGCGCTGCCCGAGGGTGGGGTGATGGTGTCGGTGCGAGCGAGCGCCTCGGCGGTCACGCCGTTGCTGACCGAGGGCGTGTCGATCGCGGCCGTGAATACCCCGGGTTCGGTGGTCCTGTCCGGCGAGGAACCGGCCGTAGCGGCGGTGGTCGAGGCGCTGGGCGCAAAGAGTACGCGTTTGCCGGTCTCGCATGCGTTCCACTCGGCGTTGATGGATCCGATGCTGCAGCCGCTGACCGAGGTGGCCGCCGGGCTGGCGATGACGCCGCCGGTGGTGCGCCTCCTCTCCGGTGTGACCGGGGCGGCGGTGGACCGCCTCGAACCGTCGTACTGGGCGGCGCAGGCGCGGGAACCGGTGCGGTTCGCCGACGTCGTCGCGGGGATGGACGACGTCGGCGTGATCCTGGAGGTCGGCCCGGACGGGGTGCTGACCGCGCTGATCGCCGACGATCCGGACGATCGCGCGGTGGCGACGCTGCGCAAGGACCGCCCCGAGGTCGCGGCGCTGCTGACCGGGCTGGCCGGGCTGTTCGTTCGTGGGATGCCGGTCAACTGGGCGCCCGCGTTCGCCGGGCTGCGGCCCCGCGTCACCGAGGTACCCACGTACCCCTTCGAGCGCGAGCGGTACTGGCCGACGGCTGCGATCCGGCCCGGGGACGCCGCCGGGCTCGGGCTCGCCGCGGCCGGGCATCCCCTGCTCGCCGCGGCGGTCGACCTGCCCGGCGACGAGGGCGCGGTGCTGACCGGCGTCCTCTCCGTCGCGACCCACCCGTGGCTCGCCGACCATCGGATCGGTGGTGTGGTGATGGTTCCCGGCACCGCGCTGCTCGAGCTCGCGGTGCGCGCCGGTGACCAGATCGGGCGGCCCCGGGTCGACGAGCTGACGCTGGTCGCGCCGCTGGTGCTCGACGAGAGCCGCGCCACCGTCGTGCGGGTACGCGCGTCGGCGACGGCGGTCGACGTGTCCGCCCGCCCGGCCGACGCGCCCGGCGCCCCCTGGACCCGGCACGCCACCGGCACCCTGTCACCCCCACCCGGAACCACCCCGCCGTCCGCCGCCGAAACCGCCCCATCCGCCAACGCCGACGGTGCCGCCCCACCCCGGCCGGCCGACGCGGCCCCGCCCCGACCGGCAGACGCCGTCCCCGCCCGGCCGGCTGATGCCGTCGAGATCGGGCTCGACGGGCTTTACGATCGCCTCGCCGGGGACGGCCTCGCATACGGCCCGGTGTTCCAGGCGCTCCGTGCGGCGTGGCGGGACGGTGACACGGTCCACGCGGAGGTGGAGCTGCCCGCGGACGAGGCCGGGAGCGCCACCGCGTTCGGGATCCACCCCGCGCTGCTCGACGCCGTCCTCCACGCCGGCGCCCTCCTCGCTGACGAGACCGGCGACGGGCCGCGGGGGCTGCCGTTCGTGTTCAGCGGCGCGACGCTGCACGCGGCCGGTGCGTCCGCGGTCCGTGCCACGCTCCGCGCCACCCCCACCGGACTGCGGGTCGTGGTCGCTGACGTCCTCGGCGCGCCGGTGCTCACCATCGACAACCTCGTCCTGCGAATCCCCGAGGCCGCGCCTCCCCCCGCACCGGCAAGCGACCCGATCCACGGCGTCGACTGGGAACCCGTGGCCGCGGTACCGGCCGACGGGGCACCGGCCTGGGTTGTCCTCGGGCCCGACGACCTGCGGTTGGGCGGCAGGGAGATCACCTCACCCGCCGACCTCGGCGACGCGCGACTCGCGGTGCTAGCCATCCAGCCGGCGGAGTCCGCCGCACTCCCGGAGGCCGCCCACACCACCACCGTGAACGTGCTCGCCGCTCTCCAAAACTGGATCGAGCAGACCCAGGTGCCGCTGCTCGTCGTCACCCGGCACGCGGTCGGTGTTGACGCCGGCGACCCGGTGGACCTGGCCGTCGCGCCGGTCTGGGGTCTCGTCCGGGCGGCGCAGGCCGAACATCCCGGCCGGTTCCTCGCCGTCGACCTGGACCGGCCGGAGGACTTCACCACGCTCCTGCCCGCGATCGCCGGGGTCCTCGCCACCGGCGAACCCCAACTCGCCGTCCGAAAAAACGTCATACGCGCCGCCCGACTCGCCGCCCTGCCCGCCCCACCGGCCGACAAGCCTGCCGACGCGGCGACCGGCGCCCATGCCTGGGACCCCGACAAAACAGTGCTCATCACCGGCGGCACCGGCGGCCTCGGCGCGATACTCGCCGAACACGTGGTGACGTCCTGGGGAATGCGACGGCTGGTACTGGCCAGCCGCAGCGGCCCGGACGCACCCGGCGCTGCCGAGCTGCTCGAACGGCTGAAAGGCGCCGGAGCCGACGTCCGCATAGTCTCCTGCGACGTCACCGACCGCGCCTCCGTCGAACGCCTGGTCGCCGACGCCCGCCCGCTCACCGCGGTCGTCCACACCGCCGGCGTCCTCGACGACGCGATGCTCACGTCGCTGACCCCGGACCGCGTCACTGCGGTTCTGCGGCCCAAGATCGACGCCGCCTGGTGGCTGCACGAGGCGACAAAAGACGACGACCTGGCGGCGTTCCTGCTCTACTCGTCGGTGTCCGGCGTTGTCGGCGCCCAGGGGCAGGCCAACTACGCGGCGGCCAACAGCTTCCTCGACGCGCTCGCCACCACCCGTCCCAGCACGATGGCGCTGGCCTGGGGCCCCTGGGCGGCCGACGCGGGCATGACCAGCGCGCTGAGCGACGCGGCGATAGCGCGTCTCGGCCGCTCCACGATGCCGCCGCTCACCCCGGAGCAGGGCCTGGCGCTGCTCGACACCGCCGTACGGAGCGACCGGCCCCTCGCCGTGCTCACCCGAATCAACCCCACGGCTCCCACGGCGGTGCCGCCGATCCTGCGGCGACTGGTAACCCCACCTCGTCGCACCGCCGCCACCGCCGTCACCACCGACCTGCGCGCGGAGCTGGCCGGGCAGGACCCGATCGACCAGCGGCAGCGGGTCCTCGACCTGGTACGGGCCGGGGCCGCGGTCGTGCTCGGCCACACCACGGCCGACCGGGTACGGGCCGACCTCGAGTTCCGCCAGCTCGGCTTCGACTCGCTGACCGCGGTCGAGCTGCGCAACCAGCTCGGCACCGCCACCGGCCTGCGGCTGCCGTCCACGATGGTGTTCGACTACCCGACGCCGGACAAGCTCGCCGGGTTCCTGCTCGATGAGCTGCTCGACGACCTCGGCCCGGCCGTCGCGCCGCTCACCGCCGAGCTCGACCGGCTCGAGGCCGCACTGGCCGCCGCCGGCCCCGACGAGGCCGACCGGGCCGGCGTCCCGGCCCGTCTGCGTCAGCTGCTGAACCGGCTCACCGCCGCTCCGGCCGGAGCCGGAGCCGGAGCCGGAGTGACCGAACAGATCCACGCAGCCAGCACCGCTGAGGTCCTGGCGTTCATCGACAACGAGCTCGGCCGGGCCACCAACCGCTGA